In one Solanum lycopersicum chromosome 11, SLM_r2.1 genomic region, the following are encoded:
- the LOC138339458 gene encoding uncharacterized protein, translated as MTGFRDVWKRYKQKIKERFFDKNSTIEDMLAKRPSDIVEDEFCQLTEYSKDPTVQAMCEMNSQNRKKQKWRHRMGAISFARVRVALRETKENNEEPSKSEMFIATRIKTRKELQADTQIAIAELQNRQNSGKIADDAFTTVFGKEQPGRLRCYGRSVTASSLKKNEEDRKLKQKHANKFTSMKEEMNEMREEM; from the exons ATGACTGGATTTCGTGATGTTTGGAAGCGATAcaagcaaaaaattaaagagagattttttgataaaaatagtaCCATTGAGGACATGCTAGCAAAACGTCCTAGTGACATTGTAGAAGATGAATTCTGTCAATTGACCGAGTATTCGAAAGACCCAACTGTTCAA gcCATGTGTGagatgaattctcaaaacaGAAAAAAGCAAAAATGGAGGCATCGAATGGGAGCTATTAGTTTTGCAAGAGTACGCGTGGCATTG cGTGAAACCAAAGAAAACAATGAGGAACCATCAAAGTCTGAAATGTTTATTGCAACTCGTATAAAAACGAGAAAGGAACTTCAGGCCGATACGCAAATTGCaata gCTGAACTTCAGAATCGCCAAAATTCCGGGAAAATTGCAGATGATGCTTTTACGACAGTGTTTGGTAAGGAGCAGCCTGGTCGACTTAGGTGTTATGGTAGATCAGTGACAGCAAGTTCTTTGAagaaaaatgaggaagatagaaagctaaaacaaaaacatgctaATAAATTCACTTCTATGAAAGaagaaatgaatgaaatgaGAGAAGAAATGTGA